The Paramicrobacterium fandaimingii DNA segment GAGCGCGATGATGAGCGCGATTGTCACTCCGCCTGCCGACGGCACGAGAGCGGCAACGATAATGATCAGCGGCAGCGCCGGGATGATCAGGAAGACGTTGGCGAGCAGTGAAAGCAGCTCGTCGCCCAGCCCGCCGATGAAACCGGCCGTCACGCCGACGATCACCGAGATCGCCGTGGCGAGCACGCCGGCAAGCAGACCGACGAGCATGACGCCACGCGTGCCGACGAGCAGCTGCGAGAAGATGTCCTGCCCCGTGTTCGTTGTGCCGAGCCAGTGGTCTGCGCTCGGTGGCTGCAGTGAGTCTTGTGTGACGGCGTTGGGGTCGTGCGGGGCAATCCAGGGCCCGATCACGGCGAGCACGAGAAAGAACGCGAGCATGATGAGCCCGATGAGAGCCTTGCGATTCTGCAGAATGCCGAGCGAGCGTTTGCCCTTCGCCGCAGCTTTCTCTGCGGGCGCTACATCGGTGAGACCAATGGGATCTGCCTGTACGGACATCGATCAGCCCTCCACTCTCGTGCGCGGGTCAAGGAATGCATAGACGAAGTCGGCGAGCATGCTCGCGACAAGCACCGAGATCGTGACGACAAGGAACGCCCCCTGCATGAGCGGGTAGTCCTTCGAGCCGATTGCCTGAAAGAGCATGTAGCCGATGCCGGGGTAACTGAACACCATTTCGGCGACGAGCGTGCCTCCGACGATGAAGCCGAGCGACAGCGCGAACCCGGAGATGCTCGGCAGCACGGCGTTGCGCGCGGCATAGCCGAACATCACCTTTCGCTCGGGAATACCCTTCGCTTGAGCGACGGTGACGTAGTCTTCGCTCGACACCGTCACCATCATGTTGCGCATGCCGAGAATCCATCCAGAGATCGAGCTGATGATGATGGTCAGGGCGGGGAGGATGCCGTGGTAGATCGCCCCGCCGATGAACTCCATGTTCCACCCGGGCAGCGTGCCGGGGTCGTAGCCGCCCGCAGCGGGGAAGACCGGCCACGTCACGGCGAACAGGGCGATTGCGATGATGCCGAGCCAGAAGTAGGGAATGGCAGAGAAGAAGTTGGCGATCGGCAGCAGGTTGTCTGCCCAGGTGCCGCGTCGCCAGCCGAGCCCGACACCCGCGAGAGTGCCGAGAAGAAAGCCGATGATCGTCGAGAGCCCGACGAGCGCGATCGTCCACGGGAGCGACTGCGTGAGAATCTGACTCACGGGGGTGGGAAAGTACGTGAACGAGATGCCGAGATCGCCGTGGAACAGATTGTTCAGGTAGGCGACGTAGTCCTCCCACAGGGTGCGATTCTCATCGAGGCCGAACAGCACATACAGCGATTCGACAGCATCCGTGTTGAGTCGCCCCTGAAATTTGTTGATCAGGGACTGCACGGGGTCGCCAGGCAACATGCGGGGAATGAAGAAGTTGAGTGTGACGGCCGCCCACGCTGTGAACAGATAGAAGCCGAGTCGGCGCAGAAAATACTTCATGCTTGTGCCGCCCCTGGCTCCTTGGCCCCGAACGCGGCTTCGCGTTCGGCCGCGGCGTCATCTGCATAGAGCCAGCACGCCGACTCCTGGCCGTCGTCACCGGCGAACATGGGCGGTGCGTCTGTGCGGCAGCGCTCCATGGCAAACGGGCAGCGTGGATGAAACCGGCATCCGGTCGGCGGGCTGATGAGGCTCGGTGGCTCCCCCGTCGCTTCGGTCTTCTCGAGCTCTTCGAGCCGGTCGGCGTCGGGCGCAGAGGCAATGAGCAGCTGGGTATACGGGTGTCGAGGATGCTGCGTGACAGCCTCGCTCGGACCACGCTCGACGATCTGCCCCGCGTACATCACGAGCGTGCGATCGGCGAAGTACCGGGCAGACGCGATGTCGTGAGTGATATAGAGAACAGCGAGGTGGAAGCGGTCTTTGAGGTCGCGCAGCAGGTTGAGAACGCCGATGCGAATCGACACGTCGAGCATCGAAACGGGCTCGTCTGCAAGTAGCACCTCGGGATCCGCTCCGAGAGCACGGGCGATGGCGACGCGCTGACGCTGACCTCCCGAGAGTTCGTGGGGGAACTTCTCGAGGTAGCGCTCGGGAGGAGTCAGGTCGACGCGCTCGAGCAGCTCACGGAGCATCCGCTCCCTCTCGTCTGTCGTCATGCGCCCTCGATGGATGGTGAGAGAGCGTGTGAGCACATAGCGCACGCGGTGAATGGGATTGAGCGATGCGAACGGGTCTTGCAGAATCATCTGCACGCGGCGGCAGTACGCCCGAAACTTGCGGCCGAACCGAGCGGTGACCCGGCGTCCGTCGAACAGCACGTCACCAGCTGTGTTCGGCATGAGCTTGGCGAGCAGACGGGCGACCGTCGATTTGCCCGAGCCCGATTCGCCGACGAGCGCTACCACTTCGCCTGCGTGAAGCTCGATGTCGATTCCGTCGACAGCGTGAACCACACGACGTCCCGCCCCCTTCACGGGGAAATGCTTTGTGAGGTCCCTCGCGGCGAGAAGTGGCTCGTCACTCATCGTTCCTGCCTTCCTTGTGTGCGTGAAGCAGCAGCCGGGGCGGGCGCGAACCCGCCCCGGCAGGGTGCTACTTCGCCGGTGTGAGCTTCATCACGATCATCGAGATGCTGGGCTGCGTCGGCTGCGGCACGGCATACGGGTCGTCTTCACTCGGGAATCCCGTCCAGTACTTCGTGCTGTACTCCGCGCCGATCGGGCCGGCGGCCATCGGAATCGCGGGCACTTCTTCGACGAAGATCTCTTGAATGCGGTCCATCATCTTCTGGCGTGCGTCCTCGTCTGGCGTCACAGCGTAATCGGCGAGGAGCTGCGTGACTTCGTCGTTCTCGAACCGGCCGAAGTTCCACGATGCGCCCTCGCCGATCGGCTTGAGCTGAGCTCCGTCCATGATGTTCGAGTAGATGTCCCACGGGGTTGCCCCGGTGTTCGTCCAGTGCAGCGATGCCTGGAAGTCGCCCTCGGCGAGCGCGCTCGTCCACGCGTCGACGGTGGGGGTCTCGACTGTTGCGTCGACACCGATCTGCGACAGGTTGTCTGCCATGATCTGCAGGCTGGCGAGGTAGTCAGACCAGCCGGCCGGGTCGATGAATTCAACGGTCACGGCGTTACCGTCAGGGTCAAGGAGCTTGTCGTTCGAGTCCCAGGTGTAACCGGCATCCTCGAGCACGCTCTTGGCTCCATCGACGTCGACCTTCTGCGTCTTGCCCTTGTACTTCTCGGCTGTGAATGCGTCACCGGCGGGCGAGGGCAATCCGGTGACGGTGTCAACGAGACCTTTGAACCCGGAGTAGCCCTGCTTGTGCACGGCACCTCGGTCAATCACCATGTTCGCCGCCTTGCGCATTGCCACGTTGTTGAATGGCGCTTCCTGCGTGTTGAGGAACAGCGCGTCGATGCCGAGGCCCGTGGGCATATATGCCTTGTTGGTATCGGACTTCGAGATGTAGGTCTTCTCCATGTCGGGAATGAACACGTAGCTCCACTGGGCCGAGCCAGAGAGCAGCGCCGTCAGCTGAGCATTGTTATCGGTGTAGGAGGTGTACCGAATCTCGGGCACAGGAGGTTGACCGCCCCAGTAATCGTCGTTCGGCTCAAAGGAGATCACCTGCTGGGTCCACGACGTCAACGTGTACGGCCCGGTTCCCACTGGGTCCTTGTTCGTGTCTTTCGTCGGGTCATCCATCTTCGACCAGATGTGCTCGGGAACGATGAACGTGCCGAGCACCTTCGTCTTGTTGAGCAGCTGCGACGAATCGAACGTGACGGTGACCGAGTCGCCGTCGACGGAGATGTCTTTGTACCCGATGGCATTCGCGTTGAAGCCCTCGGTGTCTTTCACAAGATTGAACGTGTATGCGACGTCGTCGACGGTCATCTTCTCGCCATCAGACCAGGTGACGTCGTCGCGAGGGGTGATGGATACCGACGTGTAGTCGTCGTTCCACTCCCACGACTTCGCGAGCCATGGTTCTGGCTCTGTTGCGGGATCCGTCGGGTTCCACTGAGCGAGCGGCTCGTACATGAGCCAGGTATAACCGAGACTGGATGCCGCGGATGTGGCGATGAACGGGTTGTTGTTGTCTGTCTGCGGACCATTCGGCATGCCGATGGTCAGGGGGTGCTCGGCACCGCCCCCATCGTCGCCTCCCGAACCGCTGCAGCCGGTGAGTACCAGGGCGAATGCTGCTGCCCCGACGGCCAGTTTGGCCATCATTCCTTTCTTCACTGTGTGCCTCCTTGCACATTGCGCCCGAGTGGGCGGTGGGGTTTTGTGAGGGTGATTTCGAGTGGAAGGTTTGTGCTCGAGCTGCCGACACGAATGCGATAGGGGCCGAGCGGATGCTCCCATGACGACGTTGCGACATTCCACGTCTCGAACACGCGGCGCGGCAGCCTCACGTCGACGATGCCTGTTGCTCCGGCGGCGACGGTCGTCTGCGCGAAGCCGCCAAGCCACCGCACAGGGCGCGAGGGGTCGCCCGAGGCATCCTCGATATACGCCTGAACCGTCTCGCACGACGACCGGTCGCCGATATTCTGCAGCTCAACCTCGATGCGCACGTCGCCGTCTGCGCTCTCGATCTCGCGCACGGCGCTGTAACGCCACGTTCCGTAGCCAAGCCCGAAGCCGAACTCGCGGGCCGGCGTGGCGCTGCCGGCGAGCCAGCCGCGATAGCCGACGTGCACGCCCTCGGCGTAGTCGACGATGCCGTCAATCGGCACCGCGTTCGGAACAGGGCAGTCGTCGAGACGGGCGGGCAGCGTCCACGGCAGCCGCCCGGCGGGCTCGGTGCGGCCGGTGAGCGCGTCGACGAGGCCGGTGCCGCCCTCTTGCCCCGGCAGCCACCACCACAGAACGGCTGACACGTCATCGATCCACGGCAGCAGCACGGGGCCGCCCGCGTTCACGATCACGATGGTGGGGGTCCCTGTCGCTGCGACGGCACGCACCATGTCGTCCTGCCGTCCGGGCAGATCGATGTTCTGCCGATCCCAGCCTTCGGACTCGGTCTCTTCGTTCGTGCCGACGATCACGAGGGCGACATCGGAGTCGCTCGCTGCCGCGACGGCATCCGCGATCTCCTCCTCGAGTGAAAGGGCATCGGGCTCGTGCCGCAGCGCAAAGCGCACGAAGGTGCCGTAGCCGTCGGCGTGCACAACCTGAAGGCGCGCGTCGATGTGCACATCGAACGGCACGTCGCGTGCAAACAGGCGCGCAGGGCCGTCTGGGTTGTTGGCGCTCGAATTGAGAATCACCTCTGACCCGGCGAGCACATCAGACTCCGACACAATCTCGTCATTGAACCGGATGCTGTGGGCGCCGCAGGTACCCACGTCAATGCGGTGCGTTCCTGCCGCGAGTCGCACGCGTGCCCGAACCCGCGCACTGCGCGCGCGGCTGTCGACGTGGCGGTTCCAGGCCTCGCCGCCCGGTGCAACGACCGAATCTCCGAGCGGAGAGCCGTGGTCGTCGAGAAGTGTGAGCTCGTAGCCGGGTTCGCCGTCTGGCGTCTCGACGAGGGCCGGGTCGATGCCCGGTGCGTGCGCTCGCGCCGAGCCGCCACGCGAGACGGTGAGCTGGGCCGCGGGGAAGGCAGCGCGCACGGCGTCTGCGGGGTGCGTCGCGTATGGCGCATGAACGAATGCACTGCCGCCTCCCTGAATGAACGGGTCGACGACGTTCGGGCCCAGAAGAGCGATGCGGCGTGGCGCGGCGCCGTCTGTGCTCGTGCCTGCGCTGCTGTCTGTGGCGAGCGGCAGCACTCCGTCATTGCGCAGCACGACGATCGAACGTGCGACGGCTTCGCGAAGCAGCGCTCGGGTTGCCTCGGCCGAGTGGGTGTCGGGGTCGACGCCGTCACGCGGCACGTCGACGCCAGGGGGAACGGATGCCTCGCGTCCGATGGCCCCGACGCGCTCGGCGAGCCGCAGCATCCGCTCGATCTTGTCGTCGATTGTGTCTTCGCTCACCTGGCCGCTGCGCACAGCGTCGAGAAGGTTCTGCTCCCACGGCCCGCCTGGCCCCGGCATCACGAGGTCAAGGCCCGCGTTTGCGCTCGCGACGGTGGACTGCGTGGCAAGCCAATCGCTCACGACAACGCCGTCGAATCCCCACTCGTTCTTCAGCACGTCGACGAGCAGGTGTGCATGCTCCGTTGCGAGGTTCGATTCTGTGCCGTCATCGATGCGGTTGTACGCCGCCATGACGCACCACACGCCCACGTCACGCACGAGTGCCTCGAACGGTGCGAGATACACCTCGCGGAGTGCGCGCTCGTCGATGCGGGCGATGTAGCTCGTTCTGTCGGTCTCGGACTCGTTGCCGACGTAGTGCTTGACGCAGGCTGCGACACCGTTGCGCTGAATGGCGTCGATGTACGGCGTGGCGAGTGCGGTCGTGAGCAGCGGGTCTTCCGAGAAGCACTCGAAGTGCCGCCCACCGACGGGTGTGCGCTGCAGATTGACGACGGGAGCGAGCACGACGTCGACGTTCTTGCGTTTGGCTTCACGCGCGACGAGTGCGCCGAGGTCGGCAGCGAGCTGCGGGTTCCACGTCGCGGCGAGCGCCGAGGGGCTCGGCAGCTGGGCCGATGGCGTGAGTTCTTCGTCAACCCCGCGCACACCGATGGGGCCGTCGGAAACGACAATCGCGCCGAGGTCGAGTTCTGCAACCTCGTGGAGTGCCCAGGGCGTCGCTCCCGTCAGCAGCCGAATACGCTGTTCCAGCGGCACGGCGCGAAGACGCTGCCGCAGCTCGGCATCCGACCCGATGGGCTGATGCTCGTTGTCTGGCGCTTCGGCGCTGGCATCCGTTTGGCCGCCAGCCGCGGTGGGGGCAATGCTCACGTTCTCTCCACTCTGAGGAACCGATGTTGACTCGTAGGGGAGACTGTAGCAATACTTACAAACAAGTTAGTAAGCTTTTTCTGTCACATTTTGGTAACAGCGCTGTACGTTAATGTGAGCGATGAGAGGAACTTCGCATGGGGAGCAAGACCGATGATGGCCGCATCGTGCCCGCCGCGGCGCGCGTAGCGAAACCGCAGGCACGCACGGCGGCGAAGCGTGAAGGCATCCTCAAAGCTGCGCTGTCGGTGTTCGGCACGCGCGGCTATAACAACGCCGCTCTCGCCGAGATCGCCGAGCAGGCTGGCATGACCCACGCGGGCGTTCTGCACCACTTCGGATCGAAGGAGGGCCTGCTCGTCGCCGTGCTCAAATACCGTGACGGCGAAGAGACGAGCGGAGTCGAGGCCCGCGCCCAGGTGGAAGGCCCTGCGTTTCTCGAGCACATGCTCGAGACCGTCATCGAGAACATGTCACGCCCTGGCGTTGTGCAGACCTACGCCGTGCTCTCCGCAGAGTCGGTCACCGACCGCCACCCGGCACAGGAGTACTTTCGCGGCCGGTTCGCCGGGCTGCGCCGCAAGATCGCAGGCGTCATCGCGGGAGTCGCCGGGCGCGAGATAGACGACGAGGTGAAGGATGCCGCAAACGCGGTGATCGCCGTGATGGACGGCCTTCAGGTGCAATGGCTGCTTGAACCGGATGCTGTCGATATGCCGCGTACCGTCGCGATGATTCTCGACGAGCTCATCGAGCGCCTCTCCACGGGCACGCCGGCACCATCCGCCGTTGACCGCGCATCGCATTTGGCGCCCGGTCGTGCCGAGACGAGGGCATAGTGCTGAGACGAGGACGTTTTTCGAGAGAACGTCCTCGTCTCAGCACAGTTTCCTCGTTTGCGCACACTGCCCCGCGCCCGGAGAGTGCGCCCAGCGATACCATTGAACCGGAGGATCCCCGGTGGCAGGTGCACGAACACGCGAGCGCGGTGAGCTCGAGCGCGCCATCATGGCGGTGCTCTGGTCAAGCGAGACAGCCCTCAGCGCACGCGACATCCAAGAATCGCTGAGCGGCCGCGCCCCCGCCTACACGACAGTGCTCACGACGCTCGATCGCCTCGAGGCGAAGCATCTCGTCAGCCGCATCGCCGAGTCTCCTCGCAAGGTGCGCTTTGCTCCCGTGCGCTCTGAGCCCGAGCAGGCAAGCCACTCGATGCACACGGCTCTCGCCGACGTCGGCGACCGTCGCGCGGCGCTTCTCAAGTTCACGGGAGACCTTGACGACGACGATCTCGCTGTGCTGCGCGCCGCCATCGATTCGCCGCGCCGAAAGCACGGAAAGTAGCCGACGGATGCTGCTCTCCGCTGCTCTGCTCGCGGCTGCCCTCGTGCTCATTGTCGTCACGCCCACTGTGCTCAAGGCTGGGCCGTGGGCGGTGCATCACCCGCGCACAGCTCTGTTGATGTGGTTCTCTGCCTGCGCGCTCGGCTGCGCGAGCGCCCTCGCTTCCATCGGCGCGGCTGTCGTCGGTGGGCTCATGGCCGGGGATGCGTCGGATGGCGCAACGGCGATCGCGCTCACTGTCGCCTCCTGGCTCGGCCTCGGCATCGTCGGCGCCGCAAGTGCGCTGATCGTCACGACGACAGAGCCCATCGTGCATGAATCGAGAGTAAGACTGCGCGATGTCGTGCCCGCAAGCGGCTCCGTTGACGAGCGCCGAGATCTCACGCTCGCGCACATCGCGAGCAATGACGTCGTCGCGTGCTCGCTTCCGGGCCGCGACCCGGCAATCATCATTCCCTCGCGGCTCGAAACGGCGTTGACGCGCCCTCAGCTGCAGGCGGTGCTCGCGCACGAATACGCCCACCTTCGCGGTCGCCATCATCTGCTGAAGAGCGTCGTCCGCATCAACGCGGCGTGCCTTCCGCCTCGGCTGCGCGCGGGCCGCGATTTTGAGCGCGCGACGACACTCCTCTTGGAGCTCATAGCCGACGATTCCGCAGCCAAGCAGGCGGGCCCCGTGCACCTCGCCAACGCCCTCGCGGCAATCGGAGACCTCTCGGGAGACGCCGGGCTGCACCTGCGCGCCGAGCGCCTCACAACACGCCGGTGGCCGCGAGCGCGCTCGCGGCGGGTGCCCGTGGCTATTCGCCTCTGACGAGCGCCGACGTCGCGGCGGTGGCAGCGGCATCCATTCCCGCATGTGCATGCGGATCAGCGTTCGAGAGAAGACCACTGATCACCACGACGACAACAAGCAGCGCAGCCTCGATCAGCACCGCGTACCGAAGTGCGCTCCACGCTGCCGTGTCGTTAGCCTGCCGCGAGATGAGCGGCATCAGCTGACCTCGGTTCCACGCCGCAGCGACGCCGACACAGAGCACGAGCACCGTCTTCACAACGAGAATGCGCCCGTATGCCGTCGTGACGAGCGCATCTGGCTCGTCGAACACGAGCACGGCCAGGGCACCGCCGGCTGCT contains these protein-coding regions:
- a CDS encoding ABC transporter substrate-binding protein, which translates into the protein MKKGMMAKLAVGAAAFALVLTGCSGSGGDDGGGAEHPLTIGMPNGPQTDNNNPFIATSAASSLGYTWLMYEPLAQWNPTDPATEPEPWLAKSWEWNDDYTSVSITPRDDVTWSDGEKMTVDDVAYTFNLVKDTEGFNANAIGYKDISVDGDSVTVTFDSSQLLNKTKVLGTFIVPEHIWSKMDDPTKDTNKDPVGTGPYTLTSWTQQVISFEPNDDYWGGQPPVPEIRYTSYTDNNAQLTALLSGSAQWSYVFIPDMEKTYISKSDTNKAYMPTGLGIDALFLNTQEAPFNNVAMRKAANMVIDRGAVHKQGYSGFKGLVDTVTGLPSPAGDAFTAEKYKGKTQKVDVDGAKSVLEDAGYTWDSNDKLLDPDGNAVTVEFIDPAGWSDYLASLQIMADNLSQIGVDATVETPTVDAWTSALAEGDFQASLHWTNTGATPWDIYSNIMDGAQLKPIGEGASWNFGRFENDEVTQLLADYAVTPDEDARQKMMDRIQEIFVEEVPAIPMAAGPIGAEYSTKYWTGFPSEDDPYAVPQPTQPSISMIVMKLTPAK
- a CDS encoding beta-glucosidase family protein gives rise to the protein MSIAPTAAGGQTDASAEAPDNEHQPIGSDAELRQRLRAVPLEQRIRLLTGATPWALHEVAELDLGAIVVSDGPIGVRGVDEELTPSAQLPSPSALAATWNPQLAADLGALVAREAKRKNVDVVLAPVVNLQRTPVGGRHFECFSEDPLLTTALATPYIDAIQRNGVAACVKHYVGNESETDRTSYIARIDERALREVYLAPFEALVRDVGVWCVMAAYNRIDDGTESNLATEHAHLLVDVLKNEWGFDGVVVSDWLATQSTVASANAGLDLVMPGPGGPWEQNLLDAVRSGQVSEDTIDDKIERMLRLAERVGAIGREASVPPGVDVPRDGVDPDTHSAEATRALLREAVARSIVVLRNDGVLPLATDSSAGTSTDGAAPRRIALLGPNVVDPFIQGGGSAFVHAPYATHPADAVRAAFPAAQLTVSRGGSARAHAPGIDPALVETPDGEPGYELTLLDDHGSPLGDSVVAPGGEAWNRHVDSRARSARVRARVRLAAGTHRIDVGTCGAHSIRFNDEIVSESDVLAGSEVILNSSANNPDGPARLFARDVPFDVHIDARLQVVHADGYGTFVRFALRHEPDALSLEEEIADAVAAASDSDVALVIVGTNEETESEGWDRQNIDLPGRQDDMVRAVAATGTPTIVIVNAGGPVLLPWIDDVSAVLWWWLPGQEGGTGLVDALTGRTEPAGRLPWTLPARLDDCPVPNAVPIDGIVDYAEGVHVGYRGWLAGSATPAREFGFGLGYGTWRYSAVREIESADGDVRIEVELQNIGDRSSCETVQAYIEDASGDPSRPVRWLGGFAQTTVAAGATGIVDVRLPRRVFETWNVATSSWEHPLGPYRIRVGSSSTNLPLEITLTKPHRPLGRNVQGGTQ
- a CDS encoding ABC transporter permease translates to MKYFLRRLGFYLFTAWAAVTLNFFIPRMLPGDPVQSLINKFQGRLNTDAVESLYVLFGLDENRTLWEDYVAYLNNLFHGDLGISFTYFPTPVSQILTQSLPWTIALVGLSTIIGFLLGTLAGVGLGWRRGTWADNLLPIANFFSAIPYFWLGIIAIALFAVTWPVFPAAGGYDPGTLPGWNMEFIGGAIYHGILPALTIIISSISGWILGMRNMMVTVSSEDYVTVAQAKGIPERKVMFGYAARNAVLPSISGFALSLGFIVGGTLVAEMVFSYPGIGYMLFQAIGSKDYPLMQGAFLVVTISVLVASMLADFVYAFLDPRTRVEG
- a CDS encoding M56 family metallopeptidase — its product is MLLSAALLAAALVLIVVTPTVLKAGPWAVHHPRTALLMWFSACALGCASALASIGAAVVGGLMAGDASDGATAIALTVASWLGLGIVGAASALIVTTTEPIVHESRVRLRDVVPASGSVDERRDLTLAHIASNDVVACSLPGRDPAIIIPSRLETALTRPQLQAVLAHEYAHLRGRHHLLKSVVRINAACLPPRLRAGRDFERATTLLLELIADDSAAKQAGPVHLANALAAIGDLSGDAGLHLRAERLTTRRWPRARSRRVPVAIRL
- a CDS encoding BlaI/MecI/CopY family transcriptional regulator is translated as MAGARTRERGELERAIMAVLWSSETALSARDIQESLSGRAPAYTTVLTTLDRLEAKHLVSRIAESPRKVRFAPVRSEPEQASHSMHTALADVGDRRAALLKFTGDLDDDDLAVLRAAIDSPRRKHGK
- a CDS encoding TetR/AcrR family transcriptional regulator, translated to MGSKTDDGRIVPAAARVAKPQARTAAKREGILKAALSVFGTRGYNNAALAEIAEQAGMTHAGVLHHFGSKEGLLVAVLKYRDGEETSGVEARAQVEGPAFLEHMLETVIENMSRPGVVQTYAVLSAESVTDRHPAQEYFRGRFAGLRRKIAGVIAGVAGREIDDEVKDAANAVIAVMDGLQVQWLLEPDAVDMPRTVAMILDELIERLSTGTPAPSAVDRASHLAPGRAETRA
- a CDS encoding ABC transporter ATP-binding protein, coding for MSDEPLLAARDLTKHFPVKGAGRRVVHAVDGIDIELHAGEVVALVGESGSGKSTVARLLAKLMPNTAGDVLFDGRRVTARFGRKFRAYCRRVQMILQDPFASLNPIHRVRYVLTRSLTIHRGRMTTDERERMLRELLERVDLTPPERYLEKFPHELSGGQRQRVAIARALGADPEVLLADEPVSMLDVSIRIGVLNLLRDLKDRFHLAVLYITHDIASARYFADRTLVMYAGQIVERGPSEAVTQHPRHPYTQLLIASAPDADRLEELEKTEATGEPPSLISPPTGCRFHPRCPFAMERCRTDAPPMFAGDDGQESACWLYADDAAAEREAAFGAKEPGAAQA